The following proteins are co-located in the Myxocyprinus asiaticus isolate MX2 ecotype Aquarium Trade chromosome 18, UBuf_Myxa_2, whole genome shotgun sequence genome:
- the aamdc gene encoding mth938 domain-containing protein: MSSPEIASLSWGHMKVKGCSTSYKDCKVWPGGSRAWDWRETGTNHHPGVQPADLEEVLRKGVQTLVIGRGMSEALQVPPTTIEYVKKQGVDVRVFQTEQAVKEYNGLVGQGAKVGGVFHSTC, translated from the exons ATGTCATCTCCAGAAATTGCTTCCTTATCCTGGGGCCACATGAAGGTTAAAGGTTGTTCCACATCTTATAAAGACTGTAAAGTGTGGCCGGGTGGCAGCCGAGCCTGGGACTGGCGTGAAACTGGCACCAAT CACCATCCTGGTGTCCAGCCAGCTGACCTGGAAGAGGTCCTGAGGAAAGGGGTGCAGACACTGGTTATCGGAAGAGGAATGAGTGAAGCTCTACAG GTGCCTCCCACCACCATAGAGTACGTGAAAAAGCAGGGCGTGGACGTCAGGGTGTTTCAGACTGAGCAGGCTGTTAAAGAATATAACGGTCTGGTGGGACAGGGAGCTAAAGTCGGAGGAGTCTTCCACTCGACCTGCTGA